The genome window GAGTGGCAGCCTGCTCATGACGCACCAGAATGTGCGAAATAGCCGGTTCCTTGAACAGCGCATCGTAAATATGCAGAAGGGCACCGCCCGGGTACCCATAGATGTACTTAACGCCTTCGTCGCGCAATGAGCGAACGACCATTTCAGCGCCGGATAAAAGCTCCACGTTGTGCACCTCTAAAATCGCCAGAATACCGTCCGCACCGAACGGCTATCGAATAGGTTGACTGCCAGACAGCAAGCATGGACGACGGATGGTCGCCGACTACGTCAGCTACTGAAAAAGCAAGTACTGGGAGTACTCCAAAGTGTTGCGGAGGACTCCCACCCAGCGCGAGGTAACGCGTTGCGGGTGAAACGGATCGGTGCGGGTAGGCACCTGCAAGTAGCTAAAGCACTTTGAAGAACCAAAGCTATCGAACCATTAATTGTTCCGATTCAGGCAGTTGAAGTCAAGTTCTTGTGCTACCGATATCCACCTTTCACTTGGCGCAAAGCTGCTCCGCTGCGAGCTTTGCGCCTCCTGCCAGTCTGTCCCGAGCGCAGAAAAACCGAATCCGGATTTAGGCCGAAAACCATTACACTCGGCAGAAACCCGGAATATTCCCGACAACAAAGCTAAAGTGGCCTGAAAAACAGCCCTGACAGCTCAAAACAAGCAGAACACCATGCGACGAATAATCAATGCCTTCGTGAACCCCCTACTGACTTGCAGCACACTGTTTGTGGCATTCCAGGTCCACGCGCTGGCGATGCCCGATCCGCTGGCGGGCCAGCACTTCAGCCCGGCAACGCAGATCACCAGGGACAATCTGGAAAAGCTTGCGCCCGCCTGGATCCATCAGAGCGGGGATCTGGCCAGCGATCCGCAATCCCTGCGTAACAGCGCCGGACAATCCACGCCCATCCTGCTGCCAGAGGAGGCCGGTGAATCACTGGTCTACTGCACCCCGTTCAACCGGGTGATTGCCCTGGACCCGGCGACCGGAAAAGTCCGCTGGGAATCTGATCCGAAGATCAATCGGGACAACACCCGGCCATTCCGTTGCCGCGGCGTCAGCTATTGGAGCGTGCCCGACAGCAGCGAAGTAAAGAGCTGCCGCCAACGCATCTATTCCCTGACTGCCGATCGCCGGCTGATCGCACTGGATGCCCACACGGGATCCCGCTGTGAGGATTTCGGCAACGGCGGAGAAGTCGCGCTGGCCGAACACGGCCTGTTCAAGCCCGACGAAGTGGCCAGCAGTTCACCCCCGGCCATTGCCAATGGTGTCGTGGTGGTCGGCTCGTCAGTGATCGACTTCGCACTCGCCGAAGCGCCGCGTGGCGTGGTCGCGGCCTATGACGCCATCAACGGAAAACAGCTGTGGAAATTCAACCCCCTCGAGGGCATAGCCCACACGGGCGGGGCGAATGTCTGGGCCCCCATCGCCATTGATGCACAGCGTGACCTGGTCTTTCTGCCGACCAGTGCGCCATCGCCCGACTACTACGGTGTACTAAGACCGGGCGACAACCGGAATGCCAATTCAGTGGTCGCGCTGCAACTATCCACCGGCAAGCAGGTCTGGGCTTTTCAGCACTCCCATCATGACTTGTGGGACTTCGACACCCCTGCCCAGCCGATTCTTTTCGACTGGCAAGGCGCGGACGGCCCCGTTCCGGCACTGGCCCAGGTCACCAAACAAGGCTTTGTCTTTGTTCTTGACCGGACTAGCGGGAAACCCTTGCTGCCGGTTGCGGAGCGTCCGGTTGCAGCCAGCACCATTCCGGGTGAAATCAC of Pseudomonas pohangensis contains these proteins:
- a CDS encoding pyrroloquinoline quinone-dependent dehydrogenase; translated protein: MRRIINAFVNPLLTCSTLFVAFQVHALAMPDPLAGQHFSPATQITRDNLEKLAPAWIHQSGDLASDPQSLRNSAGQSTPILLPEEAGESLVYCTPFNRVIALDPATGKVRWESDPKINRDNTRPFRCRGVSYWSVPDSSEVKSCRQRIYSLTADRRLIALDAHTGSRCEDFGNGGEVALAEHGLFKPDEVASSSPPAIANGVVVVGSSVIDFALAEAPRGVVAAYDAINGKQLWKFNPLEGIAHTGGANVWAPIAIDAQRDLVFLPTSAPSPDYYGVLRPGDNRNANSVVALQLSTGKQVWAFQHSHHDLWDFDTPAQPILFDWQGADGPVPALAQVTKQGFVFVLDRTSGKPLLPVAERPVAASTIPGEITAPTQPFPIKPPPLMPISLSPDDAWGLTFWDRQKCHEKIAGLNNHGLFTPPSEQPTLMFPGSMGGANWGGGAYLAAQNLLMVNVNVLPFVGQLLKNAETTATRDHPTAGQTMHVTMKGTPYTVAIGALMSPLGIPCNPPPWGRLVAVDLAKGEIVWSVALGSVHEMGPVTAPFRIEWGTPNIGGGLVTASGLMFIGATMDRTFHAFDSTDGRELWRYKLPVDATATPMSYVYQGRQYIVINAGGHAMFSRPAGDYLYAFALPE